One Malania oleifera isolate guangnan ecotype guangnan chromosome 9, ASM2987363v1, whole genome shotgun sequence DNA segment encodes these proteins:
- the LOC131165037 gene encoding cellulose synthase A catalytic subunit 3 [UDP-forming]-like isoform X1, protein MDSEGENGAKSLKNLGGQVCQICGDNVGKAVDGEPFVACDVCAFPVCRPCYEYERKDGNQSCPQCKTRYKRHKGSPAILGDREEDGDDGASDLNYSSEAQNQKQKIEERMLSWHMTYGRGEDLGAPNYDKEVSHNHIPLLTSGQEVSGELSAASPERLSMASPGVGGGGKRVHPLPYAADVNQSPNIRVVDPAREFSSPGLGNVAWKERVDGWKMKQEKNVVPLSTHAASEGRGGGDIDASTDILVDDSLLNDEARQPLSRKVSVPSSRINPYRMVIVLRLVILCIFLHYRITNPVTNAYPLWLISVICEIWFAISWILDQFPKWLPVNRETYLDRLSLRYDREGEPSQLAAVDIFVSTVDPLKEPPLVTANTVLSILAVDYPVDKVSCYVSDDGSAMLTFEAVSETSEFARKWVPFCKKYSIEPRAPEWYFAQKIDYLKDKVHPSFVKDRRAMKREYEEFKIRVNGLVAKAQKVPEEGWIMQDGTPWPGNNTRDHPGMIQVFLGQSGGLDTEGNELPRLVYVSREKRPGFQHHKKAGAMNALVRVSAVLTNGPFLLNLDCDHYINNSKALREAMCFLMDPNLGKSVCYVQFPQRFDGIDRNDRYANRNTVFFDINLRGLDGIQGPVYVGTGCVFNRTALYGYEPPLKPKHRKPGLLSSCCGGSRKKNSKSSKGSDKKKSGKHVDPTVPIFSLEDIEEGVEGAGFDDEKSLLMSQMSLEKRFGQSSVFVASTLMENGGVPQSATPETLLKEAIHVISCGYEDKTDWGSEIGWIYGSVTEDILTGFKMHARGWRSIYCMPHRPAFKGSAPINLSDRLNQVLRWALGSVEILLSRHCPIWYGYGGRLKWLERFAYVNTTIYPITALPLLFYCTLPAICLLTDKFIIPQISNIASIWFISLFLSIFATGILEMRWSGVGIDEWWRNEQFWVIGGVSAHLFAVVQGLLKVLAGIDTNFTVTSKASDEDGDFAELYMFKWTTLLIPPTTLLIVNLVGVVAGVSHAINSGYQSWGPLFGKLFFAFWVIVHLYPFLKGLMGRQNRTPTIVVVWSVLLASIFSLLWVRVDPFTTTVTGPDVQVCGINC, encoded by the exons ATGGATTCAGAAGGAGAAAATGGG GCAAAATCCTTGAAGAACCTTGGTGGTCAGGTCTGCCAGATCTGTGGTGATAATGTTGGGAAGGCTGTTGATGGTGAGCCGTTTGTTGCCTGCGATGTCTGTGCATTTCCTGTGTGCAGGCCATGCTATGAGTATGAGCGAAAAGATGGGAATCAATCTTGCCCTCAGTGCAAGACCAGATACAAGAGGCACAAAG GAAGTCCAGCTATTCTTGGTGATAGAGAAGAGGATGGTGATGATGGTGCTAGCGATTTAAATTACTCTTCAGAAGCTCAAAACCAGAAGCAGAAGATTGAAGAGCGAATGTTGAGCTGGCATATGACATATGGGCGAGGGGAGGATTTAGGTGCTCCAAACTATGATAAAGAGGTTTCTCACAACCACATCCCGCTGCTCACCAGTGGGCAAGAG GTCTCGGGAGAGTTGTCTGCAGCATCACCTGAGCGTCTCTCTATGGCATCTCCTGGAGTTGGTGGCGGAGGAAAGCGTGTACATCCACTTCCATATGCAGCAGATGTTAATCAATCAC CTAATATTAGGGTTGTGGATCCTGCGAGGGAGTTCAGTTCTCCGGGGCTAGGGAATGTGGCTTGGAAGGAGAGAGTTGATGGTTGGAAGATGAAGCAGGAGAAGAATGTGGTTCCATTAAGCACTCATGCTGCATCTGAAGGCAGGGGAGGTGGAGATATTGATGCTAGCACTGATATTCTCGTGGATGACTCTTTGCT AAATGATGAAGCTCGCCAGCCTCTCTCTAGGAAGGTTTCTGTTCCATCTTCTAGGATAAACCCTTACAGGATGGTCATTGTTCTGCGGCTTGTTATTCTTTGCATTTTCCTACACTACCGAATAACAAATCCTGTTACCAATGCTTATCCTTTGTGGTTGATATCTGTGATTTGTGAGATTTGGTTTGCCATATCTTGGATTCTGGATCAGTTCCCTAAATGGCTCCCAGTAAACCGTGAAACATATCTGGACAGGCTTTCTCTGAG GTATGATCGGGAAGGAGAGCCTTCGCAGTTAGCAGCTGTTGACATTTTTGTCAGTACTGTTGACCCGCTAAAGGAGCCTCCACTTGTAACAGCAAATACTGTGTTATCCATCCTTGCAGTTGACTACCCAGTTGATAAGGTCTCTTGCTATGTATCTGACGATGGATCTGCCATGTTGACATTTGAGGCTGTGTCAGAAACATCAGAATTTGCTAGAAAGTGGGTTCCCTTCTGCAAGAAGTATAGCATTGAGCCGCGTGCTCCTGAGTGGTACTTCGCCCAGAAGATTGACTACTTGAAGGATAAAGTTCATCCATCATTTGTTAAAGATCGTCGAGCTATGAAG AGAGAATATGAGGAATTTAAAATTCGTGTCAATGGGCTTGTTGCAAAGGCACAGAAAGTTCCTGAGGAAGGATGGATCATGCAAGATGGTACACCATGGCCTGGTAATAACACCAGAGATCACCCAGGAATGATCCAG GTTTTCCTAGGTCAGAGTGGTGGTCTTGACACTGAGGGAAATGAGCTACCTCGGTTGGTCTATGTTTCTCGTGAAAAGCGTCCAGGTTTCCAACATCACAAAAAAGCTGGTGCTATGAATGCACTT GTTCGAGTATCTGCAGTCCTTACTAATGGACCTTTCTTGTTGAATCTTGATTGTGATCACTACATAAACAACAGCAAAGCATTAAGGGAGGCCATGTGTTTTTTGATGGATCCAAACTTGGGGAAATCAGTTTGTTATGTTCAGTTTCCACAGAGATTTGATGGAATTGATAGAAATGATCGATATGCCAACCGTAACACTGTTTTCTTTGAC ataaatttgAGAGGTTTGGATGGCATTCAAGGCCCAGTTTATGTGGGTACTGGTTGTGTCTTCAATAGAACAGCTTTGTATGGTTACGAACCCCCTCTCAAACCTAAGCATAGAAAACCTGGATTGTTGTCTTCATGCTGCGGCGGGTCACggaaaaagaattcaaaatcaaGTAAAGGCTCAGACAAGAAAAAATCTGGCAAGCATGTTGATCCCACTGTGCCAATTTTCAGCTTAGAGGATATAGAAGAGGGGGTTGAAG GTGCTGGATTTGATGATGAGAAGTCTCTGCTTATGTCACAAATGAGCCTGGAAAAAAGATTTGGTCAATCTTCTGTTTTTGTTGCTTCTACCCTCATGGAGAATGGTGGTGTTCCTCAGTCTGCAACACCAGAGACTCTCCTCAAAGAGGCTATTCATGTTATCAGCTGTGGATACGAGGACAAAACGGATTGGGGGAGTGAG ATTGGATGGATTTATGGTTCTGTTACAGAAGATATTCTTACAGGATTCAAGATGCATGCCCGTGGTTGGCGATCAATTTACTGCATGCCCCACCGCCCAGCTTTTAAAGGGTCTGCTCCAATTAATCTTTCAGATCGTCTAAACCAAGTGCTTCGGTGGGCTCTGGGTTCTGTTGAAATTCTTCTCAGTCGGCACTGTCCTATTTGGTATGGTTATGGTGGAAGGCTTAAATGGCTGGAgaggtttgcatatgtaaataccaCCATTTACCCAATCACCGCGCTTCCTCTTCTCTTTTATTGCACGCTGCCAGCCATTTGTCTGCTCACCGATAAGTTCATTATTCCACAG ATTAGTAACATTGCCAGTATCTGGTTTATATCCCTCTTTCTTTCCATCTTTGCAACTGGCATACTAGAGATGAGGTGGAGCGGTGTTGGAATCGATGAATGGTGGAGAAATGAGCAGTTTTGGGTTATTGGAGGCGTATCAGCCCATCTTTTCGCTGTTGTCCAAGGTCTGCTCAAAGTACTTGCTGGAATCGACACCAACTTCACTGTCACCTCAAAGGCATCTGACGAGGACGGGGATTTTGCCGAACTCTACATGTTCAAATGGACAACCCTACTCATCCCACCTACAACTCTGCTCATAGTAAATTTGGTGGGTGTTGTTGCAGGGGTATCTCATGCCATTAACAGTGGTTACCAGTCCTGGGGGCCGCTCTTTGGTAAGTTATTCTTTGCCTTTTGGGTGATTGTTCATCTCTATCCCTTCCTGAAGGGGTTGATGGGGCGCCAGAACCGAACGCCCACCATTGTTGTCGTTTGGTCTGTCCTCCTTGCTTCCATCTTCTCGTTAttatgggttcgggttgatcCCTTCACTACAACGGTTACCGGACCAGATGTCCAGGTGTGTGGAATTAATTGCTAG
- the LOC131165037 gene encoding cellulose synthase A catalytic subunit 3 [UDP-forming]-like isoform X2: MIGSPAILGDREEDGDDGASDLNYSSEAQNQKQKIEERMLSWHMTYGRGEDLGAPNYDKEVSHNHIPLLTSGQEVSGELSAASPERLSMASPGVGGGGKRVHPLPYAADVNQSPNIRVVDPAREFSSPGLGNVAWKERVDGWKMKQEKNVVPLSTHAASEGRGGGDIDASTDILVDDSLLNDEARQPLSRKVSVPSSRINPYRMVIVLRLVILCIFLHYRITNPVTNAYPLWLISVICEIWFAISWILDQFPKWLPVNRETYLDRLSLRYDREGEPSQLAAVDIFVSTVDPLKEPPLVTANTVLSILAVDYPVDKVSCYVSDDGSAMLTFEAVSETSEFARKWVPFCKKYSIEPRAPEWYFAQKIDYLKDKVHPSFVKDRRAMKREYEEFKIRVNGLVAKAQKVPEEGWIMQDGTPWPGNNTRDHPGMIQVFLGQSGGLDTEGNELPRLVYVSREKRPGFQHHKKAGAMNALVRVSAVLTNGPFLLNLDCDHYINNSKALREAMCFLMDPNLGKSVCYVQFPQRFDGIDRNDRYANRNTVFFDINLRGLDGIQGPVYVGTGCVFNRTALYGYEPPLKPKHRKPGLLSSCCGGSRKKNSKSSKGSDKKKSGKHVDPTVPIFSLEDIEEGVEGAGFDDEKSLLMSQMSLEKRFGQSSVFVASTLMENGGVPQSATPETLLKEAIHVISCGYEDKTDWGSEIGWIYGSVTEDILTGFKMHARGWRSIYCMPHRPAFKGSAPINLSDRLNQVLRWALGSVEILLSRHCPIWYGYGGRLKWLERFAYVNTTIYPITALPLLFYCTLPAICLLTDKFIIPQISNIASIWFISLFLSIFATGILEMRWSGVGIDEWWRNEQFWVIGGVSAHLFAVVQGLLKVLAGIDTNFTVTSKASDEDGDFAELYMFKWTTLLIPPTTLLIVNLVGVVAGVSHAINSGYQSWGPLFGKLFFAFWVIVHLYPFLKGLMGRQNRTPTIVVVWSVLLASIFSLLWVRVDPFTTTVTGPDVQVCGINC, from the exons ATGATTG GAAGTCCAGCTATTCTTGGTGATAGAGAAGAGGATGGTGATGATGGTGCTAGCGATTTAAATTACTCTTCAGAAGCTCAAAACCAGAAGCAGAAGATTGAAGAGCGAATGTTGAGCTGGCATATGACATATGGGCGAGGGGAGGATTTAGGTGCTCCAAACTATGATAAAGAGGTTTCTCACAACCACATCCCGCTGCTCACCAGTGGGCAAGAG GTCTCGGGAGAGTTGTCTGCAGCATCACCTGAGCGTCTCTCTATGGCATCTCCTGGAGTTGGTGGCGGAGGAAAGCGTGTACATCCACTTCCATATGCAGCAGATGTTAATCAATCAC CTAATATTAGGGTTGTGGATCCTGCGAGGGAGTTCAGTTCTCCGGGGCTAGGGAATGTGGCTTGGAAGGAGAGAGTTGATGGTTGGAAGATGAAGCAGGAGAAGAATGTGGTTCCATTAAGCACTCATGCTGCATCTGAAGGCAGGGGAGGTGGAGATATTGATGCTAGCACTGATATTCTCGTGGATGACTCTTTGCT AAATGATGAAGCTCGCCAGCCTCTCTCTAGGAAGGTTTCTGTTCCATCTTCTAGGATAAACCCTTACAGGATGGTCATTGTTCTGCGGCTTGTTATTCTTTGCATTTTCCTACACTACCGAATAACAAATCCTGTTACCAATGCTTATCCTTTGTGGTTGATATCTGTGATTTGTGAGATTTGGTTTGCCATATCTTGGATTCTGGATCAGTTCCCTAAATGGCTCCCAGTAAACCGTGAAACATATCTGGACAGGCTTTCTCTGAG GTATGATCGGGAAGGAGAGCCTTCGCAGTTAGCAGCTGTTGACATTTTTGTCAGTACTGTTGACCCGCTAAAGGAGCCTCCACTTGTAACAGCAAATACTGTGTTATCCATCCTTGCAGTTGACTACCCAGTTGATAAGGTCTCTTGCTATGTATCTGACGATGGATCTGCCATGTTGACATTTGAGGCTGTGTCAGAAACATCAGAATTTGCTAGAAAGTGGGTTCCCTTCTGCAAGAAGTATAGCATTGAGCCGCGTGCTCCTGAGTGGTACTTCGCCCAGAAGATTGACTACTTGAAGGATAAAGTTCATCCATCATTTGTTAAAGATCGTCGAGCTATGAAG AGAGAATATGAGGAATTTAAAATTCGTGTCAATGGGCTTGTTGCAAAGGCACAGAAAGTTCCTGAGGAAGGATGGATCATGCAAGATGGTACACCATGGCCTGGTAATAACACCAGAGATCACCCAGGAATGATCCAG GTTTTCCTAGGTCAGAGTGGTGGTCTTGACACTGAGGGAAATGAGCTACCTCGGTTGGTCTATGTTTCTCGTGAAAAGCGTCCAGGTTTCCAACATCACAAAAAAGCTGGTGCTATGAATGCACTT GTTCGAGTATCTGCAGTCCTTACTAATGGACCTTTCTTGTTGAATCTTGATTGTGATCACTACATAAACAACAGCAAAGCATTAAGGGAGGCCATGTGTTTTTTGATGGATCCAAACTTGGGGAAATCAGTTTGTTATGTTCAGTTTCCACAGAGATTTGATGGAATTGATAGAAATGATCGATATGCCAACCGTAACACTGTTTTCTTTGAC ataaatttgAGAGGTTTGGATGGCATTCAAGGCCCAGTTTATGTGGGTACTGGTTGTGTCTTCAATAGAACAGCTTTGTATGGTTACGAACCCCCTCTCAAACCTAAGCATAGAAAACCTGGATTGTTGTCTTCATGCTGCGGCGGGTCACggaaaaagaattcaaaatcaaGTAAAGGCTCAGACAAGAAAAAATCTGGCAAGCATGTTGATCCCACTGTGCCAATTTTCAGCTTAGAGGATATAGAAGAGGGGGTTGAAG GTGCTGGATTTGATGATGAGAAGTCTCTGCTTATGTCACAAATGAGCCTGGAAAAAAGATTTGGTCAATCTTCTGTTTTTGTTGCTTCTACCCTCATGGAGAATGGTGGTGTTCCTCAGTCTGCAACACCAGAGACTCTCCTCAAAGAGGCTATTCATGTTATCAGCTGTGGATACGAGGACAAAACGGATTGGGGGAGTGAG ATTGGATGGATTTATGGTTCTGTTACAGAAGATATTCTTACAGGATTCAAGATGCATGCCCGTGGTTGGCGATCAATTTACTGCATGCCCCACCGCCCAGCTTTTAAAGGGTCTGCTCCAATTAATCTTTCAGATCGTCTAAACCAAGTGCTTCGGTGGGCTCTGGGTTCTGTTGAAATTCTTCTCAGTCGGCACTGTCCTATTTGGTATGGTTATGGTGGAAGGCTTAAATGGCTGGAgaggtttgcatatgtaaataccaCCATTTACCCAATCACCGCGCTTCCTCTTCTCTTTTATTGCACGCTGCCAGCCATTTGTCTGCTCACCGATAAGTTCATTATTCCACAG ATTAGTAACATTGCCAGTATCTGGTTTATATCCCTCTTTCTTTCCATCTTTGCAACTGGCATACTAGAGATGAGGTGGAGCGGTGTTGGAATCGATGAATGGTGGAGAAATGAGCAGTTTTGGGTTATTGGAGGCGTATCAGCCCATCTTTTCGCTGTTGTCCAAGGTCTGCTCAAAGTACTTGCTGGAATCGACACCAACTTCACTGTCACCTCAAAGGCATCTGACGAGGACGGGGATTTTGCCGAACTCTACATGTTCAAATGGACAACCCTACTCATCCCACCTACAACTCTGCTCATAGTAAATTTGGTGGGTGTTGTTGCAGGGGTATCTCATGCCATTAACAGTGGTTACCAGTCCTGGGGGCCGCTCTTTGGTAAGTTATTCTTTGCCTTTTGGGTGATTGTTCATCTCTATCCCTTCCTGAAGGGGTTGATGGGGCGCCAGAACCGAACGCCCACCATTGTTGTCGTTTGGTCTGTCCTCCTTGCTTCCATCTTCTCGTTAttatgggttcgggttgatcCCTTCACTACAACGGTTACCGGACCAGATGTCCAGGTGTGTGGAATTAATTGCTAG